The following proteins come from a genomic window of Flavobacterium eburneipallidum:
- a CDS encoding DUF808 domain-containing protein — translation MASGFFVLLDDIAALMDDVAVMSKVAAKKTAGILGDDLAVNAEKASGFVSSREIPVLWAIAKGSFLNKLIILPIAFLLSAFFPLAIIIILVLGGLFLAYEGAEKIHEYFFPHHPKSAEVEVKEYTETEILALEKDKIKSAVVTDFILSVEIVIIALGTVLKESLTTQIAVVSVIAILATVGVYGIVALIVRMDELGYKLIGLSKKESSFTKTIGTLLVQALPKVIKSLAVIGTIALLMVAGGIFVHNIDFLHHLLPQIPSVIKEFGIGLVFGFIVLGIVNLIKKIFHKG, via the coding sequence ATGGCATCAGGTTTTTTTGTACTATTAGATGATATCGCAGCACTTATGGATGATGTTGCCGTAATGAGCAAAGTGGCAGCGAAAAAAACAGCAGGAATTTTAGGCGACGATTTGGCTGTAAATGCCGAAAAAGCTTCTGGATTTGTTTCTTCAAGAGAAATCCCTGTGTTGTGGGCTATTGCAAAAGGTTCTTTTCTTAACAAATTAATTATTTTACCAATCGCTTTTTTGTTGAGTGCTTTTTTTCCATTGGCGATCATTATTATTTTAGTATTAGGAGGTCTTTTTTTAGCCTACGAGGGTGCCGAAAAAATACATGAATATTTTTTTCCTCATCATCCTAAATCGGCTGAAGTTGAAGTCAAAGAATATACAGAAACCGAAATTCTAGCTCTTGAAAAAGACAAAATAAAATCAGCTGTTGTAACGGATTTCATCTTATCGGTAGAAATTGTGATTATAGCATTAGGAACCGTTTTAAAAGAATCACTTACTACTCAAATTGCGGTGGTTTCTGTCATTGCAATACTTGCAACTGTCGGCGTTTATGGAATTGTTGCTCTAATCGTCAGAATGGATGAACTAGGCTATAAACTTATTGGATTGAGCAAAAAGGAAAGTAGTTTCACTAAAACTATCGGTACTTTGCTGGTTCAAGCTTTGCCCAAAGTGATTAAAAGTTTAGCTGTTATTGGTACGATTGCTTTACTGATGGTTGCTGGCGGAATCTTTGTTCACAATATTGACTTTCTACACCATTTATTACCACAAATTCCTTCTGTTATCAAAGAGTTTGGTATTGGATTAGTTTTTGGATTTATCGTTTTAGGAATCGTAAATCTGATCAAGAAGATATTCCATAAAGGGTAA
- a CDS encoding glycoside hydrolase family 88 protein, producing the protein MKKTTLLLFLMISLFSSAQTTHGIQFSDAIISRWPSGINSMTGKGWEYSNSIVLLGMANVYEKTNDTDYLTYIKTYVDGYIGTDGTGVTSSLAQNLDKIHPGLLCLWLYEKTGTLKYKTAATAIRNYLLQTGTAAYPRTPENGFWHKNTTAYTNVMMVDGIYMASPFLAKYGALFNDAVAIDEAAFQTMIIYSHVYNASNKLVYHAWNYDKTTYNWSNTTTGVSSQVWSRGMGWYMMALVDILEYLPTTHARYPEMKTALQNLCEGLKNYQNATNGLWYQVLQNPTGAGNWIETTGSGMFIYAMKKAINNRLIDATIYTPVVNSAWTGFKTYITTHTDNKPKINSFAPAMGVLATYNNYINITPTSCPGSAHPHGYCAVLMASALMEYNWLKTENFKENNIQFFNTEIQITIAIADRKSGTTTVKIYDLNGKNVIATSSTEQNFSINIAGLPQGIYVCSIEKEGKITTEKFIKK; encoded by the coding sequence ATGAAAAAAACCACTCTCCTACTTTTTCTAATGATCTCCCTATTTTCTTCGGCACAAACTACTCATGGAATTCAATTTTCGGATGCTATTATCTCTCGCTGGCCTTCTGGAATTAACAGTATGACGGGAAAAGGTTGGGAATATTCCAATAGTATTGTACTGTTAGGAATGGCAAATGTTTACGAAAAAACAAACGATACAGATTATCTTACTTACATCAAAACCTACGTCGATGGTTACATTGGCACAGATGGTACAGGAGTCACTAGTTCGTTAGCTCAAAATTTAGATAAAATTCACCCTGGTTTGCTGTGTTTGTGGTTGTATGAAAAAACAGGAACTTTAAAATACAAAACAGCCGCTACAGCCATTCGAAATTATCTCTTGCAAACCGGAACAGCTGCTTATCCTCGCACGCCTGAAAATGGATTTTGGCACAAAAATACGACTGCTTACACCAACGTTATGATGGTGGACGGCATTTATATGGCTTCGCCTTTCTTGGCAAAATATGGTGCACTTTTCAATGATGCTGTTGCTATTGATGAAGCGGCTTTTCAGACGATGATTATCTATTCGCATGTGTATAACGCTTCTAATAAATTAGTGTATCACGCTTGGAATTATGACAAAACGACTTACAATTGGTCGAATACCACAACGGGAGTTTCTTCTCAAGTTTGGTCACGAGGAATGGGTTGGTACATGATGGCTTTGGTTGATATTTTGGAATATTTGCCAACAACTCATGCACGTTATCCTGAAATGAAAACGGCATTGCAAAATCTTTGCGAAGGATTGAAAAACTATCAAAACGCAACTAACGGACTTTGGTATCAAGTGCTTCAAAACCCAACCGGAGCTGGTAACTGGATTGAAACCACTGGTAGCGGTATGTTTATTTATGCTATGAAAAAAGCCATCAACAACCGACTTATTGATGCTACCATTTATACGCCTGTTGTCAATAGTGCTTGGACAGGATTTAAAACTTACATAACAACTCATACAGATAACAAACCTAAAATAAACAGTTTTGCACCAGCTATGGGCGTTTTGGCAACCTATAATAATTACATCAATATTACGCCAACGAGTTGTCCGGGAAGTGCGCATCCTCATGGCTATTGTGCTGTTTTGATGGCGAGTGCTTTGATGGAATACAATTGGCTCAAAACAGAGAATTTCAAAGAAAATAACATTCAATTTTTTAATACTGAAATTCAAATAACTATCGCCATTGCTGATAGAAAATCAGGTACAACAACTGTAAAAATCTATGATTTGAATGGAAAAAATGTAATTGCTACATCATCTACGGAGCAAAATTTTAGCATAAACATTGCTGGATTACCTCAAGGAATTTATGTTTGTTCGATTGAAAAAGAAGGCAAAATAACTACTGAAAAATTTATTAAAAAGTAG
- a CDS encoding ATP-dependent DNA helicase, whose translation MESSLFYSLLQKKFPFQPTYKQDVFFQKIAIFLTEKENNTIFVLKGYAGTGKTTVISTIVNNLIDINKKYVLLAPTGRAAKVIANYSNKPAFTIHKKIYFPKKSSGGGVSFTLQPNKHTNTIFIVDEASMISDTNSDSKLYENGSLLDDLISYVYSGVNCKMILLGDTAQLPPVNLDISPALDIRTLGMNYNKEIEHIELDEVMRQEENSGILYNATELRELLKDSFIDEFKFDLQKFKDIVRLTDGYDIQDAINSAYSNYSIEDTAFIVRSNKRANQYNEQIRTKILDKESELSTGDFLMVVKNNYFWLKDSDHAGFIANGDIIEVLEIFNIKELYSFKFANVKIRMVDYPDQKPFETVLLLDTIKSESPSLTYEESNRLYQEVLKDYEGETKFKQFQKVKANEYFNGLQVKFSYAITCHKSQGGQWNTVFIEQPYLPDGINRDYIRWLYTAMTRAKNKLYLIGFKDESFVE comes from the coding sequence ATGGAATCCTCCTTGTTTTATAGCCTTTTACAGAAAAAATTTCCCTTTCAACCCACCTACAAACAGGATGTTTTTTTTCAAAAAATCGCTATTTTCCTGACTGAAAAAGAAAACAACACGATTTTTGTCTTGAAAGGATACGCAGGAACAGGAAAAACAACGGTGATTTCGACAATTGTCAACAACCTGATTGATATTAATAAAAAATATGTTTTGCTTGCACCAACAGGTCGTGCGGCAAAAGTAATTGCCAATTATTCTAACAAACCGGCTTTTACCATTCACAAGAAAATCTACTTTCCCAAGAAATCTTCCGGAGGAGGTGTTTCGTTCACTTTGCAGCCTAATAAACACACCAATACCATTTTTATAGTCGATGAAGCTTCGATGATTTCGGATACCAATTCCGATTCTAAATTGTATGAAAACGGTTCTTTGCTTGACGATTTGATTTCTTATGTGTATTCGGGTGTGAATTGTAAAATGATTCTTTTGGGAGATACCGCCCAGTTACCACCAGTGAATTTGGATATTAGCCCCGCTTTGGACATTCGGACTTTAGGGATGAATTACAACAAAGAAATCGAACATATCGAATTGGACGAAGTAATGCGTCAGGAAGAAAACTCTGGAATTTTGTATAATGCCACGGAACTTCGGGAATTATTGAAGGATTCTTTTATTGATGAATTCAAATTTGATTTGCAGAAATTCAAAGACATTGTTCGCTTGACTGATGGTTACGATATTCAGGACGCTATCAATTCGGCTTACAGTAATTACAGCATTGAAGACACGGCTTTTATCGTTCGTTCGAATAAAAGAGCCAATCAATACAACGAGCAAATTCGAACCAAAATCCTCGATAAAGAAAGTGAATTGTCAACAGGCGATTTTTTGATGGTGGTAAAAAACAATTATTTTTGGTTGAAAGATTCCGATCACGCTGGCTTTATTGCCAATGGCGATATCATCGAAGTATTGGAAATATTCAATATCAAGGAATTGTATAGTTTTAAGTTTGCCAATGTAAAAATACGAATGGTCGATTATCCCGATCAAAAACCGTTTGAAACTGTCCTTTTATTAGATACCATAAAAAGTGAATCACCATCCTTAACTTATGAAGAATCCAACAGATTGTATCAGGAAGTTTTGAAAGATTACGAAGGCGAAACCAAGTTCAAACAATTCCAAAAAGTGAAAGCAAATGAATATTTCAATGGCTTGCAGGTTAAGTTTTCCTATGCTATTACCTGTCATAAATCGCAGGGTGGACAGTGGAATACCGTTTTTATCGAACAGCCTTATTTACCCGATGGCATCAACAGAGATTATATTCGATGGCTGTACACGGCTATGACAAGAGCCAAAAATAAGTTATATTTGATAGGATTTAAGGATGAGAGTTTCGTGGAGTAA
- a CDS encoding ABC-F family ATP-binding cassette domain-containing protein, with protein sequence MNYLSVENISKSFGERTLFKDISFGINKDQKIAFIAKNGSGKTTIMNIINGFDEPDTGQVVLRKSIRMAFLSQDNNLQDELTIEESIFASDNETLKIIEAYEKALENPEDEEAYQKAFDGMDQHNAWDFETQYKQILFKLKLEDFKLKVKNLSGGQKKRLSLAIILINRPDLLILDEPTNHLDLEMIEWLESYFAKENITLFMVTHDRFFLERVCNEIIELDNGKIYQYKGNYSYYLEKKEERIASENASVDKAQNLFVKELEWMRRQPKARTTKSKSRQDDFYVIKEKAQSRRKENKVELEINMERMGSKIIELHKISKKFKDHVILDNFSFDFQRGERIGIIGKNGTGKSTFLNLLTRTLPLDGGKVVVGDTIKIGYYTQSGINPKPGQRVIDIIKEYGEFIPLSKGRIISASQLLERFLFDSKKQYDYVEKLSGGELKRLYLCTVLIQNPNFLILDEPTNDLDIVTLNVLESFLLDYPGCLLVVSHDRYFMDKIVDHLFVFRGQGEIENFPGNYSDFRAYEDSADVAQKEENKAEKKDWKQNNPTGNLTFNEQKEFQKIERDIKDLEIEKAKIEQLFSEGKVADADIEKKAKELENIIAKMEEKEERWFELSAKIEG encoded by the coding sequence GTGAATTACTTATCAGTAGAAAATATCTCAAAATCTTTTGGAGAGCGCACGCTTTTTAAAGACATATCCTTCGGAATCAACAAAGACCAAAAAATTGCCTTTATAGCCAAAAATGGTTCTGGAAAAACCACCATCATGAACATCATCAATGGTTTTGACGAACCTGATACTGGACAGGTTGTACTTCGCAAAAGCATCCGAATGGCTTTTCTTTCGCAAGACAACAATTTGCAAGACGAATTGACGATTGAGGAAAGTATTTTTGCTTCGGATAACGAAACTTTGAAAATAATTGAAGCCTACGAAAAAGCATTGGAAAATCCTGAAGATGAAGAAGCCTATCAAAAAGCTTTTGACGGAATGGATCAGCACAATGCTTGGGATTTTGAAACCCAATACAAGCAAATTTTGTTCAAATTGAAATTAGAAGATTTCAAACTGAAAGTAAAAAACCTTTCGGGTGGACAGAAAAAACGTTTGTCATTAGCCATTATTTTGATTAATCGTCCTGATTTATTAATTCTGGATGAGCCTACGAATCACCTGGATTTGGAGATGATTGAATGGCTGGAAAGTTATTTTGCCAAAGAAAACATTACGCTGTTTATGGTAACACACGACCGTTTCTTTCTGGAGCGTGTCTGCAACGAAATCATTGAATTAGACAACGGAAAAATATACCAATACAAAGGAAATTACTCCTATTATTTAGAGAAAAAAGAAGAGCGCATTGCTTCTGAAAATGCGAGTGTGGACAAAGCGCAAAACCTTTTCGTTAAAGAATTGGAATGGATGCGCCGTCAGCCGAAAGCAAGAACGACCAAATCGAAATCGCGTCAGGATGATTTTTATGTAATAAAGGAAAAAGCACAAAGCCGTCGAAAAGAAAACAAAGTCGAATTGGAAATTAATATGGAGCGTATGGGAAGCAAAATTATCGAGCTTCACAAGATTTCCAAAAAATTCAAAGACCACGTAATTTTAGATAATTTCAGTTTTGATTTTCAACGTGGCGAACGCATTGGTATTATTGGTAAAAATGGAACTGGAAAATCGACTTTCCTAAATTTATTGACCAGAACTCTACCTTTGGATGGCGGAAAAGTAGTGGTTGGAGATACCATAAAAATTGGTTATTACACCCAAAGCGGCATCAATCCAAAACCAGGACAAAGAGTAATTGATATCATCAAAGAATACGGAGAATTTATTCCTTTGTCGAAAGGACGTATTATCTCGGCTTCGCAATTGCTGGAGCGTTTTCTTTTTGACTCCAAAAAACAATACGATTATGTCGAAAAATTGAGTGGTGGCGAGTTGAAACGACTGTATTTGTGTACCGTTTTAATTCAAAACCCAAACTTCCTGATTCTGGATGAGCCTACCAATGATTTGGATATTGTGACTTTGAATGTCTTGGAGAGTTTCCTTTTGGATTATCCGGGTTGTTTGCTTGTGGTTTCACACGACCGTTATTTTATGGACAAAATCGTGGATCATTTATTCGTGTTTAGAGGTCAAGGCGAAATAGAAAATTTTCCTGGCAATTATTCCGATTTCAGAGCCTATGAAGACAGTGCCGATGTAGCCCAAAAAGAAGAAAACAAAGCCGAAAAGAAAGACTGGAAACAAAACAATCCAACCGGAAACCTGACGTTCAACGAGCAAAAAGAATTCCAAAAAATTGAGCGAGATATCAAGGATTTGGAAATTGAAAAAGCCAAAATTGAACAACTTTTTTCAGAAGGAAAAGTAGCCGATGCTGATATTGAAAAGAAAGCCAAAGAACTGGAAAACATTATTGCTAAAATGGAGGAGAAAGAGGAACGATGGTTTGAGCTTTCTGCTAAAATAGAAGGGTAA
- a CDS encoding lysozyme inhibitor LprI family protein, whose translation MKPSYDIIPMKKYLLLALLLFCFCNNSFAQTQMEMNATAYADYKKADAQLNKVYKQLMGIVTKSEKPLLIQAEKDWVKFRDSHCKFEASQYEGGSIKPLIYYNCLEESTKKRIAELKASIKDRNL comes from the coding sequence ATGAAACCTTCTTACGATATTATCCCTATGAAAAAATACCTTCTCCTCGCCCTACTGCTGTTCTGCTTTTGCAACAATTCATTTGCTCAAACACAAATGGAAATGAATGCAACAGCTTATGCAGATTATAAAAAAGCAGATGCCCAATTGAATAAAGTCTATAAACAATTGATGGGAATAGTCACTAAAAGCGAAAAACCTTTATTAATTCAAGCAGAAAAAGACTGGGTAAAATTCCGAGATTCACATTGCAAATTTGAAGCTTCACAATATGAAGGTGGAAGTATTAAACCACTCATTTATTACAATTGTTTAGAAGAATCAACCAAGAAAAGAATTGCAGAACTTAAGGCGAGTATAAAAGATAGAAATTTATAA